The nucleotide window AATATCTTTAGCAAAATTTAAGAGGTAAAGATTCAGTTTCTAAACAAGTTAAATCAACAATTTTACTTGCGCGATCAATATCAATTCTGACCAATTTTCCTTCCCTATCAAAATCTAAGACAATATCAGAGACTATTTCTTGAGAATCGGTACTGGTTTTGTCTGATAAGCTAATGTAAAGGGAATCGGTTTCAGGATAATAACTAAATTTCATTGTTTAATAAATTACTAAAAATTTTTAAAAAAGTAACAAGATTACCTATTTGTCTGAGAAAATGCGTTAGCTGTATTAACGATCTCCAATTGATGAGAATTAATAATAACATTTTCATAGGCAAATCCTCCCACTAATCTATCATCAGGAATTGCTAAATCAACAGCGTAGCCTTCTGGATTTTCATAACATTCGACGATTGTTCCCTGTGTTCCTGGGTCTTGCAACATAATGGGGTAAAATGTAGCGATAGCTACGTTTTACCCCCGAAGAGTCTATGGATTTTCACCTTGATAGCTTGCTTCATCTTCCCTTTGTAACTGTATTAACTTGTCAACAACAAGAAGGATTTATTCTATTAACATTAGATTTTATAAACGAAGGAATTTCTTGTCCTCATTGCCAAACATATACAGATAATCTTCATCAAATCCGCCCTATTTTAGTTAGAGATTTATCAATTTTAGGTCAAGGAGTTTACCTGAAAGTTCCACGTCGCCAATTTATCTGCTCCCAATGCGGTAAATATCCAACTGAAATTTTAAATTTTATAGACAGGCGAAGAAACTATACTAAACGTTATGAAGAGCATATTTATGAAAAAGTCAAAGAACTCACTGTAGAGCAAGTCAGTAAAAATGAACAATTAAGTCCTGAACAAGTACAAAATATTTTTCAAAGAATAGCTAAACAAAAAAAAAAGACTGGGGAAAACCAGAAAGATTAGGATTAGATGAATTTAGCCGTCAAAAAGGGCAAGGCAATTTGGTTACCGTACTCAGTAATCTAGATGAAGGCTCACTATTAGAAGTTATAGATTCCCATAAAAGTGAAGAGATTATAGAAGTCCTAAAACAAGCTCCAATTTCAATTAGAGAAAATATTAAAGAGGTTTGTGTCGATATGTGGGGAGGATTTAAAAAAGTTATTACTGAGGTTTTTCCTAATGCTCTAGTCGTAATTGATAGGTTTCATGTCATGAAGTTAGTTCATAAAGCCTTAAATCACTTGCGACTTAAATTAAAGTTAAAAGGCTTAAAAAACCGCTATTTATTACTTAAGAATAAGGTCAATTTAACTGAAGAAGAAAAAAAAGACTTAGGAGAGCTATTAAGAGGCTATCCTTGTTTGAGTATTGCTTATGAATTGAAAGAAGAACTGAGAAATATATATGAAAACACAAGAACGGTAAAAGAAGGTTTAAAAAAACTCAAAAAATGGTTAAGATTAGCCAGAGTTTTTTTCGGAAAAACGGCTGAGACTTTAGAACTTCATCTTCAGAATATTTGTAATTATTTTCTTAATCGAACAAGCAATGGAGTAATGGAAGGATTAAACAATAAAATTAAGTTAATTCTTCGTCAAAGTTATGGATTTAGCAATTTTAAATTCATGAGAGAAAAATTATTAGCTTGTTTATTTAAATAAGCCGTACTTATCACCACAGGTACGGGAGAGCCCAAATTACTATATTTTATAGCTTTTCTGAGCAATCTGTCATCAGTAGTTAGTAATATATCTACTCTAGCGTATTCTGCACAAGCGATATGAAAAGAATCAAAAAGAGTCAAGCCTAAATTTTCAATTTCTTGAGATCGTTGATCTATTTCATCATTTAAAATAATTTTGCTTTCAGCAATCTTTAACAATTCTCTAATCTGGTTTAATTTGTACAGATTAGTCATCCTTTTTAATTCTGCCTCTATGACTTCACTACTGATCAATTTCCATTGATTAAGATAAAACCGCTTGAAAATATCTAAAATAGTTTGTCCTTCCAAACGGATTCTTTCTTGTGTCCAATCATCAAAAGGACGATTTAAACAACAAACATCCAAATAAATTAAATAAGATTTAGCCATCATTTTTTCTGCATTATCACAAACCATCCTTTTGCAATCAAATCACAGTCTTCATTTAATCATCCTAATCATAGTTTAGACTTCTACCCCCCAATCCCATCACACAAATGTCTGTCGCTCTCGCTAACCTTGGGATTATGGGTTAAATAATTCCGTACCCAATTGCAATTAGCCACCAATAACAAATCTAAGCTTAAATCCCAGAGTTTGATAGTCTTATCCTCACTTCCGGAAGCCAATGTCTTACCGTCTGGGCTGAAACTCACGCTCCAGACAGAATTATCATGCCCTTTGAGGGTGAGGATTTCTTCTCCCCTTTCTAGATTCCAGAGTTTGATAGTCCCATCCCAACTCCCGGAAGCCAAGGTCTTACCGTCTGGACTGAAACTCACGCTCCAGACAGTGTCATCATGTCCCCTGATGGTGCGAATTTCGGCTCCGCTCTGGAGATTCCAGAGTTTGACTGTATTATCCCTACTTCCGGAAGCCAAGGTCTTACCGTTCGGACTGAAACTCACGCTATTGACAGCATCGTCATGCCCCTTGAGGGTGCGGATTTCGGTTCCGCTTTCTAGATTCGAGAGTTTGATAGTCTTATCGTCACTCCCCGAAGCCAAGGTCTTACCGTCCGGACTAATACTCACGCTATTGACAGAATCATCATGCCCCTTGAGGGTGCGGATTTCTTTCCCGGTTTCTAGATTCCAGAGTTTGATAGTCTTATCCATACTCCCCGAAGCCAAAGTCTTACCGTCTGGGCTAAAACTCACGCTCGTGATCGAAGAATCATGCCCTTTAAGGGTGCGGATTTCGGCTCCGCTTTCTAGATTCGAGAGTTTGATAGTCTTATCGACACTCCCCGAAGCCAAGGTTTTACCGTTCGGGCTGAAACTGACGCTCCAGACAGTCTGATCATGCCCCTTGAGGGTGCGGATTTCGGTTCCGCTTTCTAGATTCCAGAGTTTGATAGTCTTATCCACACTCCCCGAAGCCAAAGTCTTACCGTCCAGGCTGAAACTGACGCTCCAGACAGTCTGATCATGCCCCTTGAGGGTGCGGATTTCGGTTCCGCTTTCTAGATTCCAGAGTTTGATAGTCCCATCCTGGCTCCCAGAAGCCAATATCCTCCCTGCACCCCCCTTAGTAACGGGGGAGGGGGGGATGGGGCTGAAACTCACGCTATTGACATAAGAATCATACCCTGTTAGGGTGCGGATTTCTTTGCCGGTTTTTAGATTCCAGAGTTTGATAGTCTTATCCCAACTCCAAGAAGCCAAAGTCTTACCGTCTGGGCTGATACTCACGCTCCTGACAGAATAATCATGCCCCTGGAGGGTGCGGATTTCTTGGCCGCTTTCTAGATTCCAGAGTTTGATAGTCCCATCATTACTCCCAGAAGCCAATATCCCCCCTGCACCCCCCTTAGTAACGGGGGAGGGGGGGATGGGGCTGAAACTCACGCTATTGACAGAATTATCATGCCCCTTGAGGGTGCGGATTTCTTTTCCCGTTTCTAGATTCCAGACTTTGATAGTCCCATCCTGGCTCCCCGAAGCCAAAGTCTTACCATCTGGGCTGAAACTCACGCTATTGACATAATAATCATGCCCTGTTAGGGTGCGGATTTCTTGGCCGGTTTCTAGATTCCAGAGTTTGATAGTCTTATCCACACTCCCCGAAGCCCAAATCTTACCGTCTGGGCTGAAACTCACGCTATTGACATAATAATCATGCCCTGTTAGGGTGCGGATTTCTTGGCCGGTTTCTAGATTCCAGAGTTTGATAGTCTTATCATAACTCCAAGAAGCCAAAGTCTTACCGTCTGGACTGAAACTCACGCTTGTGACAGTTTCTTCATGCCCTTTGAGGGTGCGGATTTGTTCCCCGGTTTCTAGATTCCAGAGTTTGATAGTATTATCCCCACTCCCCGAAGCCAAAGTCTTACCGTCAGGGCTGATACTCACGCTATTGACATAGGAATCATGCCCTTCTAGGCGATTGCGTTCGCTTCCCTCAACCAGAACCGTCTGCAAGGCATTCAGCACCTCTCGGTTAGTTTTACCTTGGTTTTGCAGGATTTTCCCTGCTTTAATTGCTGTAACACAAGCGTCTAATTCTTTTCCTTCATTAAATAAAAACAAAGATTCGCGCCCCAAAGATTCAGCTAGATTAAGATCTGCCTGGTTTTTCTGATTCCAAGCCGTCAAACCCAAACCACTACTCACCAATAAAGCTATGAACGAACCCGCCGCAATTCTTCGCGCCGTCCTAACTTTTGCATTCCTTTGACGTTCTGCATGAGCATAACTCTGATCAATAAATTGATTTTGCTCTGGAGTTAATTTTTCTCCTAACACTAAATCAAAAGTTTTGTTATCCCGTTTTTCCCTTGCTTCTGCCAATAAAGACCCCGCTAAAAAATCCTCATCCTTCTTCGTTTCTTGCCACCGATATAAACTTTTGACTAAATCATCTCTAATACTAATCACTTGATAAGCATCTTCGATCCATTTTCGCAAAGTGTCCCAGGAACTTAAAAGAATTTCATGAGCAATTTCTACCGTTCCTTCTGCGTCCTTTGCTTTTTCTTCTATATTTCCTTGAGAAACAATAAGATTATTATTAATCAGTTCCGTCAGAGTCCCTTGAATGAATTCTCCTTGAAATTCTGACCTTTTTGCCCGTTGGCTCACCGCTTTTTGCAAAGTTCCTGATTCTTGATTACTTTTCACCTTCACTAACTTTAAAAAGATAATTCTCGTCGCTTCTTTTTTCTCGTCCGAAAGTGACTCATAAATTTTATCGACGTGCTGCTGTAATGCTCCTCTAACTCCTCCTAAATTGCGATAGGTAATAATATTTAGTTCTCTATCTTCGGCAACATTATCTTTTTGCCATAGTAAATCTAGGGTATATTGTAACAAAGGTAAATATCCGGGTTGATCTTTAACATCATTCATGATCTCTTTGACTAACCCATCCTCAAAAACTACCCCATTTTGCGCTGCTGGTTGCTCGATCGCTTGACGTAATTCATCGGGTTTCATGTCAGCGATCATTTCAATATTTTTTTGTGTAATCGTAATATATTTTAATTCAGGATAAGCACTAAATTTATCTAAAAAATCCGTCCGCATCGTCATCATGAGTTTAACTGAAAAGTCCTGAGATGACTTTAAATATTTATATAACTTTACCAAGGCTTTAATAAATTTTTTACCCTGTTCCTGAGCCGAAAGATGAAAAATTTCCTCAAATTGATCGATATAGATTAACCAAAAATTATCTTTTTCTTTTAGATTTTTAACAAGTTCAATTAATATATTTTCCTTTTCTTGTTGTATGATTTCTGTTTTTTCTTGACCATATTGTCCAGAAAAAGCATTAAAAAGAGATTGGAAAGGATTTTTATCGGGTTTAAAAATAAAATAGCTCAAATTAGAAGCATATTTTTCTTCAAACCGAGGAATTAATCCTGCTTGAATCACCGAAGACTTACCACTGCCCGATGCACCTAATAGCAATAATAAATTAGTCTTATCCAATTCTTGCATCAGAGAATAAATAAGCTGATCTCGTCCAAAAAAACGTTTACTATCTGCTGCCTTGGGTTCAAACTTTTTTAATCCTTTATAGGGAGAAGCCGAATTAAAGGTTCGGGTTTTAATGACATCAACCGAAATAGTAATGATTTCATTAAAAGTATTGTATTGTGTATTACCATCTCCTACTTGTACTCCCTTTCCATCCCTCAAATCTATACTCTTATCTTTGCTAACATCAAAATTAGTCATGAGTTAAATTGTCCCTTTAAAGTCAAAGTAATTATGAGAAATAGTCCATCAACTGTTACTTATTTAAGTTACTGGTTTTGATTAGGGAACTGGAAACATCAAAAAAGAGTGTGAGAGCTTAGGACTTAAATTAATAATATGCAAGAAACCAGGGGTTTTAACCTATTACTTAAAGGTATTATTTTGTGTGTTACTATCGCCAATTTGAACCCCTTGAGAGCCTCGTAAATCATATTTACCTGCGGCTGCACCTTGAGGATCTTCTTTTTTCATAACCTCTTGGGCTACTTTTTTAATTTCTTCATCTCGATCAACTCCTGCTTCTGTTAACTTTTTCTTCAATGCCGCCTCGTAAGTTTGCGGATCTTTTTCGTGTTCATCTAAAACAACTTTTGCCGCTTCATTGTCAGCAAACCTTTTTTTAATTAATTCCTTTAATCTCTCGTAAGCCTCTTTAATACTTTTTTCTGCCGTATCTTTAGCAGCAGCAGCAGCACCAGCAACCAACGCAGCGATAATGAGATCCATTGCCTTATACTCCGATCTAAATATTGATGAGTTAAGTTTAACATCAAAATAAAAGCTCTAAGCGTTATATATTCTTGAAATTAGGACATTTTAACGATAATTTAAAGCTTGAGACATGAATTAAAGTAGATTTTTGGTCTTAAGAGTAGTGATCGCTCTCTTCTCCAAATACACATTTTAACTTTTTTGTCAATAAGTAATTTCCGAGTAGGCACTGCCCACCTTAACTTTAGGATTAGAGTTTAATTCAGTCAATTATTAAGTTAAATATTAAATAAAAGCTAAATTGAGAAACTTTATACTGAGATGTTGCGTCATTTTTGCTAGTTTTTCTCTGGTCAAACTGATTTTAAGAGTATCGTAAAAACCGATGAACTCCTCATCTACATCTCGTCTCAAAAAACAGCGTCATAAGCATCGTCAAAAAAGTGCTTATAAAATGGTTGCCGTAGAAATCTCGGTCAAATTAGTGGTCAATATTTTATTGTCTATAACCGCGATCGCTGCTTTAACGAAATTATTACCCTATCAACATCTTCAACTGGCCAAATTACATTCCATCGGGGTTGAACGAGAAGAAGTAGAAAAACGGGTCGAAAATTTGCGGGAAGATTTTAGCCGTAATTTCGATCCGAATCAAACCCGGAAAATCATGCAAGAACAAAGTCCTAGAGTTGATCCTAGCCAACGCCGGATCTTTTGGTTAGAACAATAATTAATTAGTCATTAGTCATCAGTTATTAGTTATTAGTTGAGGCTATTTGATTAAATAATAACTCATGAACTATCAATTTACCAATCACTAATGACTCATGACTGGTGACTGATGACTTCTAACTATTAGGTAAATAGATTAAATGCTCCTCATCGAGAGCAACTAAACCTTCTTGACGTAATCGTCCCATCAGACGGGTAACTGTCACCCTAGTTGTGCCGATCGCGCTAGCAATCTGAGCATGAGTTAAAGGATAAGGTAAATAGTAGCCCTTATCACAAGGTTGACCATATTCTTCAACTAAAAGAGTGAGAAATCCTAATAAACGGTCAATAGTGCGTTTTTGTCCTAGCATACTTAACCATAACAACTTACGTTGATGCTGATAGCGAAAAGTGTCAAATACTTCTTGTTTTAACAACGGCCAATGGTCTAAATCTTGCCAATATAACCAAATAACACAAGTTGATTCAAGGTGAGCAAACGCTTTGAGACTAATGGGAAATTGAGACACAATTTCAAAAGGTTGCCCTGTACCAACAAATCCTAAAAAAACTTCTTCACTTAAAGAATGATTCCCATTGTGGTCTTGTTTTTGTAGAGTTTCATTCGTTTGTGCTTTGCCAACAATGCGGATAGCACCTTGTTCTACAAAATATAATAAACCTGGACGAGTGGGAATTATCTCATCTTTGTTGAAAGTGTGATCTCGATAATGGCACTTAGCCCAATCAAAAACACTCTTCTCAGTTAAATTAAAAGGGGAGGGATTAGACGATGGGATAGAAGCGTGCATCTTATGTCATAACTTAACCCTAAGCTAGGCAAAGCATAAAATTCTTCAAAACCGAAGTCTATAGTAACAAAAAATATATCTCAGTGTCAGTGTATGGAATTAACTATTGTCTTGAAACATCCATCAATGGAGAGGATACTTCGAGAGGAATTTTTTAACCCTGGGATCAACGCTTTTTCCCTAACTGATAAGACGCTATTAACCCCTAAAAAGATTCCTATCTATCGTCTCAAGCACCCGACTCAAATAATTTATCGGTGTTCCTTGCCTTTACGGTTAAGCTCCCAACTACAACTCTCTTCAGGGGCGATCGCTCAACAGTTAGTGACTCATTTAACCCGTGATGATTCATCCTCACCAGATCCTACCCTCAAGTTTACCCTGGAGATAGGGGAAGAAGGGGTAATAGATTGTTATTTAGGCGATCGTTCCCTTGTTGTCTGGTTAGAAGAATTGCCTCAGTTATTTTTGTCCTGTTTTACTTCCCATCCAGAAATTAGCCAAAATCTATCTATCAATGTATTGCCTTTTCAGTATACTCATGCAAGATGTTGTAGTTTACTGCGTTTAGGAGAGCTTGAGGGGATAATTGAGTTTGAGTGTGAATTTTTAGCGCAACAGAGATGGTTATGGAAAGCACCGAACCCTATTCCCTGGAAAGTCTTAAATGAAAATAGGGAGTATAGACTGATCAGTCAGATTTTACACTTAGTCGATGATATTGAAGAGATTACCCCAAAAAATTTTACCATTGTAGCTCATCAACTCTGTGAGGCTTTTTGGGACTTTGAACGTTATTGTCGGATTTGGGGGGAAATTAAAGAAAAAACGCCCCAATTAGCCCAAGCTAGACTAGGATTAGTCGCGGTGACTCAAATGCTGTTGCAATCGTTGCTACAAGAGAGATTTAAGGTAACAGCTTATATAGAAATGTAAAGAGAAAAAAAAATTTTTTGAACAATAGTGACAAAATCGAAATCGTTCTATATACTTATACCTAAGTGTGAGGAGCGAACCAGTCAGGGAACCGAGACGAAACACGGCCAGTCGTCGGTTCTCTTTCTGAGTTTTTTTGAGAGTGACGAGAAAATTTTAAAGGATTAATGTTTAGTAGCCCTTAAGCACTTCAAAATCCGATTCTGACGAAGAGATCTACTCACTTAGTTTTAAAATGGTGCGTTGTGGCGGATTGTTAAATCTGGGTGATTTTCAAATCTTGTCGCCGCCTAACACACCCTACTAGATTTTAATTAATTTAGCCTATGGTGTGGCCTGTGGCTGTAATTGCTTGTTTAATAGATTCATCTGAGGCTTTAGCGTCAACGGTAACGGTTTTAGCTTCAATATTGACATCTACTGTGGCATCATCTTCGACAGTTTTGATGGCTTTGGTGATGGTATCTGCACAACCAGAACAGACGATACTGGGTACGTTTAGTTTGAGTGCCATAAGAAATGATTGTTAAATTCTACTGATGTGTTAATCATACCAAATTTTAGTGAGAAATAATCAATATAGCAGTTCTTATATTGGTGAGGTACAGAGTTCTAGGTTTTAGGCAACAGGCTGCATAGCGCAACAGGAAATCAAGTTTAAAGTCTCCCTTATTTAATTGAGAAACGCTATAATAAATTCTTAAAACAACATAATACCAATTTTTGATAACGCTGCATTTAATAGATCCCCCCAACCCCCCTTTTTAAGGGGGGCTTTAAAAAATTTGCACTCTAAAAAAGGGGAGCTTTAAAGAATTAGTATAAATCTTAAGTCTCACGAGTCAATTATCATTTTTAAAGCTTGTAAAATTTCTGGAAAAGCATTCATCGTCTTGGGTAATTTGTCCACATCAAGAGATTGAATATAATTTTCTAAAAGATTAGTATATTCTAACAAAGGGGGATAGTGATAATCTTCACCCCATATTTTTAATTGTTGAGCAAATTTTTTTAAATCTCGTCTAATCATTGTTTGACACACCTGTTCCCAATTATTTTTTTCTCCCTCTAAAAGAGCCAATAATTCTGACAATTTTTCCGATTTTTCTAACCCGCTATCCTGAGAAATGTTTTCGATATGCTCCCCTAAAGTATCATTTTGAAGAGGATTTTTCAGAGTTGCTTGTAAAGGTAACAACTGTTTTAGCACTGACACTAATTCAGACCGACTAACCGGTTTACGCAGAAATCCGTCGCATAATTCTTTCAGTTCATTTTCTTCTTGTTGAAGAGAAGAGGCTGTTAAAATTACAATAATAATATCTTTAGTTTTTTCATTACTTTTGAGATACTGTGCGACTTCTTTACCATCCATTCTCGGCATTCTTAAATCTAATAAAATCAGATTTGGATGATATTTTTTAACTTGATTAATAGCTTCTAATCCATCGGTGGCAAATCTCAGTTTGTGTTGACTGCCTTCAAAATACCCTTGAATTAAGTTTCGATTAGATTTTATATCATCAACAATCAACACATCAAAGGGTAAAAATTGCTCTAAACTTTCATTGACAATTACGGGTTTTTGAGGTAAAAGATTAATTTCTATGAGTTTAACATTAGAAAAAGTAAAAGAAAAAATACTGCCTTGATTGGGTTGACTGTATAACTCGATTTTTCCGCCTAATATGGTGGTTAATCGTTTAGTAATAGCTAATCCTAATCCTGTGCCTCCATATTTGCGATTATTTTGTCCGTCACTTTGGATAAAAGCATCAAAAATTTGGGTTTGTTGTTCTGGAGCAATCCCAATTCCTGTATCTTCTATGGTAATTTTTAGGGTGATTGAGTCTTCTTGATCTTGGGTTTCTGAATGATAACTGTTGAGTGATATTTTAACATAACCTTCTTCAGTAAATTTAAGGGCATTTCCCACTACATTAAAAAGGATTTGGCGTAACCGAACTTCATCAAAAATAATTCCTGTGGGAACAGATGAATCAATTTCCATCAGTAATTTTATCTGTTTTTCCTCGGCTTTTTGAGAAAAGATCTGATAAATTTCTTGAATTAAAGTCGGTAAATTAACCGGTTCATAGTAAAGTTGAAGTTTACCGGCTTCTATTTTAGACAGGTCAAGGATATCATTAATTAAAGCTAAAAGTGTTTTGCCGGCTGAGGCGATCGCGGATAGATAAAATTGTCCTCGGTTATCAGTTACTAAATGATTGAGTAGATCGCAAAAGCCTAAAATCGCATTCATCGGAGTACGGATTTCATGACTCATATTAGCTAAAAATTCACTTTTAGCCCGATTAGCGAGATCGGCAACTTCTTTGGCTTGTTTTAATTCTGCTTCTCTTTGTTTTTCTACCGTTAAATCAATGGTGACACCGTTCCAAATCACCGTTTGATCCGGCAATTTTTGAGGAACAGAACTGACGCGAACCCATTTTTCTTTACCGCTAGGGGTAGTAATTTGATGTTCAAAGTAAAAATCAGTTAAGTTTTGCCGGGAGACTTCGAGTGCTTCTTGAAATAGTGCTAATTGTTCGGGTTTAATTAAAGCCAAGATACACTGTGCATCTTCCTTAACTTGTTCGGGAGTCAATTCATAAATAGTGAGGACAGCATCACTGGCAAAACTGAAAAAATATTTCTCATCAGAAGTGATGCCAAATTGAAAGACCATTCCGGGAACTAAGGAAGTAATTTCCCGTAATTTTTGTTCACTATTACGGATTTCTTCTTCCATTCGTTTTCGGTGGGTGATATCAAACCAGTAACCGATACATTCGATTGGATTTCCTTGAGTATCTTGGATAACTTGCATTCTATCTTGTACCCAAATATAATTTCCGTCGCTGCGCTGAAAGCGATATTCATAGGTATGAAATCCGTTTTCAAATAATTGGGTAACTTCAGTTAAAATCGATTTTTGATCGTCAGGATGAAGATGATCCAGCCAAAAAGAGGGAACATAAATAAACTCTTCGGGAATATAACCGGTCATAGTTTCTACCCCTTGAGTAATAAAAGTTGTGGCTAAATTTGGGGTAGCTTTACAAGTATAAAGGGCTGCACCACTATTGTTTAAAATAAATTCTAGGCGATCTTGGGTTTCTTGGAGGGCGGCTTCTGCGCGTTTGCGGATAGTAATATCTTGTCCGATGCCGATTTTGGTTTCGTCGGATAGTTCAACATTAGCCCAGGTTGTTTCTATAATACGACCATCTCGCACCCGAGTTTTAAAATCTTGCCATTGTCCATTGCCATAGAGGATATGATTAATGGCTTTTTGACGATATTGAAGATCGGGATAACATTCTACTAAAAAATCGGTCTGTTGTATTTCCTCTAAAGACCATCCTAAAGTTTTTTCTAAGGCGCGGTTAACTAATTGAATCTCTCCAGTGGGATCAAATAAAATGATCATCACAGGAATATGATCAAAGATGGTTTGTAAGACTTCTTTTTGACGTTTGAGTTCTTCGGCGGCTTGTTTTGCGTCAGTGATATCCCGACGAGAACCCACCATTCGGATAGGTTTACCGGTTTCATCCCAAACCGCTTTACCTCGATCTAGCGTCCATTTATAAGTTCCATCTTTGCATCTAACTCGATATTCACTTTCGTAATAATCGGTTTTTCTGGCTAAATGATCCATGACTTGTCTTAAAACTTCTTGCAAGTCATCAGGATGAACTCGACTACTCCATTCTCGAAGATGACTGCTAATTTCATGGTCTTCATAGCCTAACATTTCTTTCCATCGAGAGGACAAAAAAAGTTCATTGTTTTGAGGATTCCAGTCCCATAATCCGTCATTCGTGCCATAAATTGCTAATTGCCATCGTTCTTCACTTTTACGTAAAGCTTCTTCGGTTTGTTGATGCTGTTCGATAATTTGTTGTAGTTGAACGGTGCGTTCTTCGACTAAGTTTTCTAGGTTTTGATTGAGAGTTTTTAGGGCTTCTTGTGTCTGTTTTCGTTCGGTGATATCTTCAGCTATACCGGCAATGCGATAGATGTTGCCGGATGAATCTTTAACCGGAAAATTTCGCGCCCAAATCCAACGCAGTTGACCGTCGGGTCGGATAATGCGATATTCATAATTAAACTCTTGTTCATTCCTATTGGCTTGTAAATTAGCCCTAACAATTGCCCGATCTGGGGGATAAATATTTTCCATCCACAGATGAGGGTTTTGGTAAAGAGTATCCCAAGAAATGCCCCAAATTTCTGAAAAGGTAGGACTGACATAAATGGTCTGGAAGGTTTGAGCATCTTGAATATAAAAAATTTCTTTGATATTTTCTGCCAATTGACGAAACTTTTCTTCACTTTCCCGCAGGTTTTGTTCTGCTTGTTGCCGTTCTAATTCTGTAACAGCACGAGCGGCAAAAATTTGGAGAATTTCTGTTAAAAATTTATGATCGTCAAGGGCTTTTGTATCAATAACCCCCATTAACCCGATCGCATTTCCCTCTGAATCTAATAGAGAAACCCCTAGGTAATTTTCTATATCCATGTTTTGGATAGAGTCTTTTTGGGGAAATTGTTGTTTTATCTGTTGCCAATAATCCGATAAACCTTGTTGAATAGAGTCGTCTTCTGGAGTATTTTCTAGGTCATATTCAAAATTGTCAACGATTTCATCTTTGATACATACTGCTATTGTTTTGGCTTTCTTTTTTTGCTCATTAATAAATTTGGCTATGATGGCAAATTCTACCCCTAACGCTTTAGCCATATATTGCACTAGAGATTGAAAGA belongs to Gloeothece citriformis PCC 7424 and includes:
- a CDS encoding PAS domain S-box protein yields the protein MIDFLTGQPNPVQECPYWTILIIDKDIKFHQRIRALLANLNFFSRKFNLVSIYAIENLDKYLNQYSNIALILLSQSWDVAEVINQITEALKTNLFRLILCCENEENLPPISQIINYHITDCLVKDKTTDPELSLTLISALKSYEEVINIANKSQNYRQIKLENIKEKEQKEIKKLRPIKAVLQESEQLFQTMADQAPVMIWISGTDTLCYYFNQVWLDYSGRTLEQEMGNGWAENVHPEDFQYCLDTYLKAFEKRESFQMEYRLRRWDEEYRWLLDHGTPRFSSEGEFLGYIGSCVDISDRKETEKKLQQTRKFLQTVLDYLPIAVFVRDGQKDHFGQYLFWNKTCEHLFGISAEEALGKTRDELFPQEIPDFFRQKDRILFENNNIENIPAEIVESQKLGQRILHTVKLPLYDETHQPKYILGFSEDITDRIKAETERTYLGQLLEASLNEIYVFNAQTLKFQYVNPSALENLGYSWEQMQQMTPLDLKRTFTLTTFKQLILPLKEHQQERLIFETYHYRSDGSVYPVEVHLQLMERPEGNVFLAVILDITERQQAQLALQQAYEQLEIRVQERTAQLEQINQLLRQEVNDRHRIETALCNIALGVTTTNSQIFFQSLVQYMAKALGVEFAIIAKFINEQKKKAKTIAVCIKDEIVDNFEYDLENTPEDDSIQQGLSDYWQQIKQQFPQKDSIQNMDIENYLGVSLLDSEGNAIGLMGVIDTKALDDHKFLTEILQIFAARAVTELERQQAEQNLRESEEKFRQLAENIKEIFYIQDAQTFQTIYVSPTFSEIWGISWDTLYQNPHLWMENIYPPDRAIVRANLQANRNEQEFNYEYRIIRPDGQLRWIWARNFPVKDSSGNIYRIAGIAEDITERKQTQEALKTLNQNLENLVEERTVQLQQIIEQHQQTEEALRKSEERWQLAIYGTNDGLWDWNPQNNELFLSSRWKEMLGYEDHEISSHLREWSSRVHPDDLQEVLRQVMDHLARKTDYYESEYRVRCKDGTYKWTLDRGKAVWDETGKPIRMVGSRRDITDAKQAAEELKRQKEVLQTIFDHIPVMIILFDPTGEIQLVNRALEKTLGWSLEEIQQTDFLVECYPDLQYRQKAINHILYGNGQWQDFKTRVRDGRIIETTWANVELSDETKIGIGQDITIRKRAEAALQETQDRLEFILNNSGAALYTCKATPNLATTFITQGVETMTGYIPEEFIYVPSFWLDHLHPDDQKSILTEVTQLFENGFHTYEYRFQRSDGNYIWVQDRMQVIQDTQGNPIECIGYWFDITHRKRMEEEIRNSEQKLREITSLVPGMVFQFGITSDEKYFFSFASDAVLTIYELTPEQVKEDAQCILALIKPEQLALFQEALEVSRQNLTDFYFEHQITTPSGKEKWVRVSSVPQKLPDQTVIWNGVTIDLTVEKQREAELKQAKEVADLANRAKSEFLANMSHEIRTPMNAILGFCDLLNHLVTDNRGQFYLSAIASAGKTLLALINDILDLSKIEAGKLQLYYEPVNLPTLIQEIYQIFSQKAEEKQIKLLMEIDSSVPTGIIFDEVRLRQILFNVVGNALKFTEEGYVKISLNSYHSETQDQEDSITLKITIEDTGIGIAPEQQTQIFDAFIQSDGQNNRKYGGTGLGLAITKRLTTILGGKIELYSQPNQGSIFSFTFSNVKLIEINLLPQKPVIVNESLEQFLPFDVLIVDDIKSNRNLIQGYFEGSQHKLRFATDGLEAINQVKKYHPNLILLDLRMPRMDGKEVAQYLKSNEKTKDIIIVILTASSLQQEENELKELCDGFLRKPVSRSELVSVLKQLLPLQATLKNPLQNDTLGEHIENISQDSGLEKSEKLSELLALLEGEKNNWEQVCQTMIRRDLKKFAQQLKIWGEDYHYPPLLEYTNLLENYIQSLDVDKLPKTMNAFPEILQALKMIIDS